A genomic region of Methanosarcina thermophila TM-1 contains the following coding sequences:
- a CDS encoding TolB family protein — MGNKVTYLAIILIFLISFTSIASAGKETMIVGERLTLSPSIYGNIVTWAETATDSAVMYNLTTGNITGLGVHIESSPSIQGDKITWCEEDNVIVYNISTDKETKIINASNPTIYGDNLVYVRSKYANGQPSSYQDVKCNSLYLYNLSTNKEVQLTPYKNALIGASIYGNKIVWTLWTQADQVNSSEWEWSTNISIYDISTKRVSDISRTGTAQGSKIYGNIVVWIEYQNGSMNIHMRDIAKHKTRQITFDGNSTNPDVYGDRVVWERRCWGGDRWLSDIYMYNVSTNETIRITNSTYASDPAIYDDKIVYLDTRNDIEYQVDRDIYLYNLSA; from the coding sequence GTGGGGAACAAAGTAACATATTTAGCAATTATTTTGATTTTTCTCATAAGCTTTACATCAATAGCGAGCGCCGGCAAAGAGACTATGATCGTAGGTGAGAGGCTAACATTGAGTCCATCAATCTATGGCAACATTGTTACATGGGCTGAGACTGCTACTGACAGTGCTGTCATGTATAACTTGACTACTGGAAATATAACAGGGCTAGGAGTACATATAGAAAGTAGCCCATCTATTCAAGGAGATAAAATTACATGGTGTGAAGAGGATAACGTAATTGTGTATAACATTTCCACTGACAAAGAAACTAAAATCATTAACGCAAGCAATCCAACGATCTATGGCGATAATCTTGTATATGTAAGATCAAAATATGCTAACGGTCAGCCTTCCTCTTATCAAGATGTTAAGTGCAACAGTTTATATTTATACAACCTTAGCACCAATAAAGAAGTTCAACTAACTCCATATAAGAATGCTCTTATTGGTGCTTCCATTTATGGGAATAAAATTGTATGGACACTATGGACACAGGCAGATCAAGTAAATTCAAGCGAATGGGAATGGAGTACAAACATTTCCATATACGACATATCCACAAAGAGAGTAAGTGACATCAGCAGAACTGGTACAGCACAAGGCAGTAAAATTTATGGAAACATTGTCGTGTGGATAGAATACCAGAACGGATCAATGAATATCCATATGCGAGATATTGCTAAGCATAAAACACGTCAGATTACTTTTGATGGCAATTCGACCAACCCAGATGTATATGGCGATAGAGTAGTGTGGGAAAGGAGATGCTGGGGAGGTGACAGATGGTTGAGTGACATTTATATGTACAATGTTTCAACTAATGAGACAATTCGTATTACAAATAGCACTTATGCAAGCGACCCTGCAATTTATGACGATAAAATTGTATACCTGGACACACGCAATGACATAGAATATCAGGTAGATAGAGATATATACTTGTATAATCTTTCAGCTTAA
- a CDS encoding zinc ribbon domain-containing protein, translated as MAKDKRIKFPSGSYQASYYGVNYRIDPENDIVEMSQRLKPRYSPESKEEAINLANKLGPEKIKKRARLFSMLLLFSILLFLFLLIFPIFFPVQSEGLLSAGKFLSIVSEVVFLYMFGYYRAMANYFTDSYCEKCGKHFVFEEFQAPLVKEESRIDSYTKTLTQYWHCINCGHEEIKIEPQPVDHHQEKKQDNLKEDTCEECGKEHAIVEYRNMDVLNRALRKKIRYFKCKNCGYHEIRLNKRFRIF; from the coding sequence TTGGCAAAAGACAAACGCATTAAGTTTCCATCAGGCTCATATCAGGCTTCATATTATGGCGTCAACTATAGAATAGATCCTGAAAACGATATCGTGGAAATGAGCCAGAGGCTAAAACCCAGGTACAGCCCTGAAAGTAAGGAAGAAGCTATCAATCTTGCAAATAAGCTTGGACCAGAAAAGATTAAAAAAAGAGCCAGGCTATTCTCAATGCTTCTTCTCTTCTCAATATTATTATTCCTGTTTTTGCTGATCTTCCCTATATTTTTCCCTGTACAATCCGAAGGTCTTCTATCAGCCGGAAAATTTCTATCAATTGTCTCAGAAGTAGTTTTTCTTTATATGTTTGGGTATTACCGAGCCATGGCAAATTATTTTACAGATTCTTACTGCGAAAAATGTGGAAAGCATTTCGTTTTTGAGGAGTTTCAAGCTCCGCTCGTAAAAGAAGAAAGCAGAATAGATTCCTACACAAAAACCTTAACACAATACTGGCATTGTATAAACTGCGGGCATGAGGAAATAAAAATCGAACCTCAACCCGTAGATCATCATCAAGAAAAAAAACAGGACAATTTAAAAGAAGATACCTGCGAAGAATGCGGGAAAGAACATGCAATAGTGGAATACAGGAATATGGACGTATTAAATCGTGCTCTTAGAAAGAAAATCAGGTACTTTAAATGCAAAAACTGCGGCTACCATGAAATTAGACTAAATAAAAGGTTCAGAATATTTTAA
- the hcp gene encoding hydroxylamine reductase, whose amino-acid sequence MFCNQCQEALNVKGCTKNGVCGKKGEVADLQDRLIYVLKSISFYNLKARAAGVNEEATDRFVLDSYFATLTNTNFDKQEFESLINKGFKLRDEIKGKLPAEALAAEKSLPAVATVTPENIGSLDVAVHSTQDEDIRSLREILTFGLKGLAAYAHHAYVLGYKDEGIYEFIEKGLVSTTDDSLDMETLLGMVLECGKKGVSVLALLDKANTETYGNPEPTAVNIGVRDRPGILISGHDLRDLEQLLEQTKGTGIDVYTHGEMLPANAYPAFKKYDNFVGNYGNSWWKQYEEFEKFNGPILMTTNCIIPPRESYKNRIYTTGVVGFEGLTHIYEKEDGTKDFSPLIEQAKTSKPPEPIESGTITAGFAHEAALSVADKIIDAVKSGKISRFIVMAGCDGRHKERAYYTDFAKALPKDTVILTAGCAKYRYNKLDLGDIEGIPRVIDAGQCNDSYSLVVIAQKLAEVFGLENINDLPVSYNIAWYEQKAVLVLLALLSLGIKNITLGPTLPAFLSPNVVKVLVENFNLRPNTTVEEDMKVLLKQA is encoded by the coding sequence TAAAGGGCTGTACAAAAAATGGGGTGTGCGGTAAAAAAGGAGAAGTTGCAGATCTCCAGGACAGGCTGATCTATGTACTCAAAAGTATCTCTTTCTATAACCTGAAAGCAAGGGCTGCAGGCGTTAATGAAGAGGCAACCGACAGATTTGTACTTGACAGTTACTTTGCAACCCTTACGAACACCAATTTTGATAAACAGGAATTTGAGTCTCTTATAAACAAAGGGTTTAAGCTCAGAGACGAAATCAAAGGAAAACTGCCAGCTGAAGCTTTAGCTGCTGAGAAATCCCTGCCTGCGGTGGCTACGGTTACTCCGGAGAATATAGGAAGCCTTGATGTCGCAGTTCACTCCACGCAGGACGAGGATATCAGGTCTCTCCGGGAGATTCTGACCTTTGGACTGAAAGGTCTGGCTGCTTATGCTCACCATGCGTATGTTCTGGGATATAAGGATGAAGGAATCTATGAGTTCATAGAAAAAGGGCTTGTCTCGACTACGGACGACAGCCTGGATATGGAAACTCTGCTCGGAATGGTTCTGGAATGCGGAAAAAAAGGCGTATCCGTGCTTGCCCTGCTCGATAAAGCAAACACAGAAACCTATGGAAACCCGGAGCCGACAGCGGTTAATATTGGAGTCAGGGACAGACCCGGAATTCTCATTAGCGGACATGACCTCCGGGACCTGGAACAGCTGCTTGAGCAGACAAAAGGCACAGGAATTGATGTTTATACGCACGGGGAAATGCTGCCTGCAAATGCCTACCCTGCCTTCAAAAAATACGATAACTTCGTAGGCAATTACGGGAATTCATGGTGGAAACAGTATGAAGAGTTTGAGAAGTTTAACGGTCCAATTCTTATGACTACAAACTGTATAATCCCGCCAAGAGAGTCGTACAAAAATCGGATTTATACTACAGGTGTTGTTGGATTTGAAGGGCTTACCCACATATACGAAAAAGAAGACGGTACTAAGGATTTTTCTCCTCTAATCGAGCAGGCAAAAACGAGCAAGCCACCTGAGCCTATCGAAAGCGGAACTATAACCGCAGGTTTTGCACACGAGGCAGCTCTGTCGGTCGCGGATAAGATTATAGACGCTGTAAAAAGCGGAAAGATAAGCAGGTTCATTGTTATGGCAGGTTGTGACGGCAGGCATAAAGAAAGAGCCTATTATACCGATTTTGCAAAAGCCCTGCCTAAAGATACCGTAATTCTTACTGCAGGCTGTGCCAAATACCGGTATAATAAACTCGACCTCGGTGACATCGAAGGAATTCCGAGGGTTATCGATGCCGGACAGTGCAACGATTCTTACTCGCTTGTGGTAATTGCCCAGAAACTTGCAGAGGTTTTCGGGCTTGAGAACATAAACGACCTGCCGGTCTCGTATAATATAGCCTGGTACGAACAAAAAGCCGTGCTTGTTCTGCTTGCCCTCCTGAGTCTTGGCATAAAAAATATTACCCTCGGCCCGACACTTCCGGCTTTCCTCTCACCTAACGTGGTTAAAGTGCTGGTTGAAAACTTCAATCTCAGACCCAACACAACCGTTGAAGAAGATATGAAAGTGCTTCTGAAACAAGCCTGA